cgtttaaaaaaattattaattgatctcTGAAATTTGTAAGAAGTCTActaattaatacttttatattaaaagtattttagagttttttatgatatttaacgactaaaattaatgAAGAGACTGATTactagactttttaaaatgtcaaaaatattttaatatatcttaCAAAACGGAGAGATTAGTAAATGAATTTCCCTATaatacaaggactaaatagtaatttttcctttaaaaatttaaatgacttgatttatcttattttaatagttagattggacaaataaaaagaaattaactgTTTATTTTACTATTGGCTAAATATTTTAAGGATCAAAATATTCctttagcaaaaaaaaaaaaaaaaaacaaattatataTGTACAATGCTCAATACATACAATTTATTCATTCTTTTCCAGCATTTCACTGCATAGAAGAAGAGTGGGCACCACATTATACAATATCAAAAAGCACATTGCTCAATcctaactcttttttttttttttttttaattcgtcTTCTACTTTTTGTACAAGGAAAAGAATAGAAGCTGAGAACAATGTGAATGAACTCAATTGGTATTAAGAACTTTGGATGCGCACAAGTAATCCATTATCTCACCAGCTCTTTAGATATCAGATACCGAAAACTAAAACTGTGAGGAATCCATTCAATGCTCTTACGAGGTTTTCCGAGCTGATTTTTCTTAATACACTTCCTTAGAGATTCAGGCAATGTCTGTTGGATCATTTCAATAACACCAGCCTGACATAAACCTGAATCCTTTGCAAAGGATTCCACAATCTTTGGAAGTAGGATTTTTTGGTCCTTGCGTACACCAAAGGTAGCTCTGATATACTCTTCTTTTGCAGCTTCAAGCTCTTGAAATACTCTCTTTGGCGTATAGACACGCACCTAAaaggataaaagaaaaaaggtgaaaaacattataatttatttaattccagttggaaaatataaactttttattttcgcTGGATTAGCCCACTAAGAGATAAAGTTCTCTAGTGAATATTTAGGTTATCCAGAAGAGTGGCAAACCATTCATCTCGACACTAGGTGAGAAATTTTTACTCAGAAACTATAAATATGTTTTGCTAAGAATAACGTGATCGAGTGAGAATtcaattcatttctttttttttttttacatatgaTTTGTTCCAAACGAACGTTTTAAGAAAATCAAGAATGAAGTACCGCAGGATCAGAATGGCTTCCTGAACAGAGTGCAAAGTGCAAAAGGGGTTCTGGATTTTCTAATGCATATGCTTGTCTTCGATCTCCTGTCTTAAATTTTGATCTAGATGAAAGTAACACTCGAAGCCACTGCAATCAAAAGCAAGCTTTGTCAGTCTCATTAGATTTGCTGAACTTTTCTGTACACGTTGAAGTTTTCTTAAAGGAAAAATTCAGACTTGAGATCTACCTGTCGAGGACGAGACATCCGGCATCCAAGGATATAGTTCTGTATTGTGTCCGCACTGATTGTATAACCTCCAACATTATAGGCAGCCTGCAAAGAGTGGAACTGTAAGCAAAAGGAAAAGAGAATAGAACCAAACATCCTCCTCATAGAAGTCGAATGTCGGCCTTCTTACCTTCAAGAGCAGAAAATGTCTCTTCACATTGTTTTGTGGAATTCCGTAAGCCAGGTATGCCTGCAGGAAAACAGCAAAGCTTACATTCTACTTTCGCTCGCAACAAAAGTAGAACCGGAACCAGCAGAAAGGAGTCAAGCTTTGTAGCAAAAGAATTCTATGAAAGAGAACCATTACGTGCATCACTAATGCATTGTGTATGTTGATCCAGAAACTCAGCTTCTCCTGATGTTTTAGCTTCCTAGGATCAACCTCTTCCAATCTACAGATGAGTGATCTACAACAGAATAACTCAGTGAGCATGCAATAAAAATTGACAAAAGCACAAAATAGAAACTCTCGTTCGTACTTTGTCGATTAAGTTTTCTGGTAAAGATCAAATAATAACTCACTTGAAGTTTTGCAGCAAGTGTTCAACATCTCCCAACTTCTGACCATCTCTGTAAATCCATTGGACTTCAACCATTGTACTGTATGGTCCACTAAATTCTTTAAGTCCTTCAACAAGGAAAGGGTTATCCAGCCGTACATCGAATGATGAATTATTCCTGAACCCTGGACTCCACATATCACATTGATCTCGTGGGGAAAATGCACTCGCTGATGACAAAGATGAATTGGGAGATGAAAGGCCATTGTTCATCAAAGGTGGGTCTGAAAGTTTGCAATATATAGCTGACATGCACTTGATCATATCCTCGGAAATCTTGTTAGGTGGCTCTGGAACATGATCAGAAATGTGTGTTCCAAGATGCTCAGCCAGACTGATTATATTTGTTGCATTTTGAGCATACTGTATAGAAGTCATGACAATTTATAATCCACTTAGTCCAATCTCCCATAGAAGAAATATCCTATAAGTTATtactactattattattattaccaaAGAAAAATTGAAGCACTAATGACTTGTATACTAAGT
This genomic interval from Manihot esculenta cultivar AM560-2 chromosome 12, M.esculenta_v8, whole genome shotgun sequence contains the following:
- the LOC110627807 gene encoding uncharacterized protein LOC110627807 isoform X2; this translates as MRLGKIIAKWTSSRRFPDKKRFEEDGVDSSFGASHHIKLDMKQLEDSVKAKKKQSPRTEVEISLKEEILQLEKRLQAQFQVRLALEKALGYRTSSHDIAPGVSIPKPATELIKEIAVLELEVVYLEQHLLSLYRKAFDQQISSVSPSSKHERSKSPVKTPRGKFLDVSRPDTMSKRETSAVQPGCLSHDNLWKEYKGIGGEEKLLDSGVHRCHSLLSQHSAFPSRTSPPNESLGRAVRACHSQPLSMIEYAQNATNIISLAEHLGTHISDHVPEPPNKISEDMIKCMSAIYCKLSDPPLMNNGLSSPNSSLSSASAFSPRDQCDMWSPGFRNNSSFDVRLDNPFLVEGLKEFSGPYSTMVEVQWIYRDGQKLGDVEHLLQNFKSLICRLEEVDPRKLKHQEKLSFWINIHNALVMHAYLAYGIPQNNVKRHFLLLKAAYNVGGYTISADTIQNYILGCRMSRPRQWLRVLLSSRSKFKTGDRRQAYALENPEPLLHFALCSGSHSDPAVRVYTPKRVFQELEAAKEEYIRATFGVRKDQKILLPKIVESFAKDSGLCQAGVIEMIQQTLPESLRKCIKKNQLGKPRKSIEWIPHSFSFRYLISKELVR
- the LOC110627807 gene encoding uncharacterized protein LOC110627807 isoform X1, yielding MGLEGGGDSKMLGLIVTPRHKRSKSFPDKKRFEEDGVDSSFGASHHIKLDMKQLEDSVKAKKKQSPRTEVEISLKEEILQLEKRLQAQFQVRLALEKALGYRTSSHDIAPGVSIPKPATELIKEIAVLELEVVYLEQHLLSLYRKAFDQQISSVSPSSKHERSKSPVKTPRGKFLDVSRPDTMSKRETSAVQPGCLSHDNLWKEYKGIGGEEKLLDSGVHRCHSLLSQHSAFPSRTSPPNESLGRAVRACHSQPLSMIEYAQNATNIISLAEHLGTHISDHVPEPPNKISEDMIKCMSAIYCKLSDPPLMNNGLSSPNSSLSSASAFSPRDQCDMWSPGFRNNSSFDVRLDNPFLVEGLKEFSGPYSTMVEVQWIYRDGQKLGDVEHLLQNFKSLICRLEEVDPRKLKHQEKLSFWINIHNALVMHAYLAYGIPQNNVKRHFLLLKAAYNVGGYTISADTIQNYILGCRMSRPRQWLRVLLSSRSKFKTGDRRQAYALENPEPLLHFALCSGSHSDPAVRVYTPKRVFQELEAAKEEYIRATFGVRKDQKILLPKIVESFAKDSGLCQAGVIEMIQQTLPESLRKCIKKNQLGKPRKSIEWIPHSFSFRYLISKELVR